The genomic segment CCCTCTTCTTGAGTTCAGGTCGCCTATAACATCACCCATGTATTCTTCCGGTGTTATAACCTCTACAGCCATTACCGGTTCAAGTAGCACGGGGTTGGCCTTCTTGACACCAGCCTTAAAGGCCATGGAACCAGCTATCTTAAACGCCATTTCAGACGAATCGACCTCATGATAAGAACCATCATAGAGTGTAACCCTCACATCAACTACAGGATAACCTGCCAGCACCCCTGTTTCAAGGGCTTCCTTAACGCCCTTCTCAACCGCAGGTATAAACTCCTTCGGTATTGAACCGCCAACAATCTTTCTTATAAACTCAAAGCCGCTACCTTTCTCAACGGGCTCAATCTCAATCAGGACGTGACCATACTGCCCCCTGCCGCCGGACTG from the Nitrospirota bacterium genome contains:
- the fusA gene encoding elongation factor G (EF-G; promotes GTP-dependent translocation of the ribosome during translation; many organisms have multiple copies of this gene) → QSGGRGQYGHVLIEIEPVEKGSGFEFIRKIVGGSIPKEFIPAVEKGVKEALETGVLAGYPVVDVRVTLYDGSYHEVDSSEMAFKIAGSMAFKAGVKKANPVLLEPVMAVEVITPEEYMGDVIGDLNSRRGKMQSMEKRGNAQVIKAHVPLSEMFGYATDLRSKTQGRATYTMQFSHYEEVPKSIAETIVSRVRGE